From a single Lewinella sp. LCG006 genomic region:
- a CDS encoding response regulator, which translates to MKLLIVILSLLVCGLNVLAQPITQLFYEEDYTVEVSQWTAKTGLPTWLIFDLSENKQGYIWLATERGLVRFDGREFTTYNEKKNGFRVSSTFRAIEDVNGLLWVFGKTRDSKVVIDVFDPILEQAVPLEEYIGTSIPLSIKSHLGIYSMAGALWILDPVTRVGGKYDGEWHWQLRDTTSHSEHYSRYFPLQHQEFLRQEVRAGVTYLERIDSLGNILHQERKDNLTQQVISVSDDYQIWFPMVNPTNSQIERIGFCNNNGKFTHSTPLSEIKQDLSTTTIPQSFHFFLGSKGVALQYENSKIQLYEKGKALPFDLGQMMLDAFKAETTWAFWMTENNAFWFRSAKGLFRVLVRPKIFRNLITDEGGPVSFRGILPLSDSTLIANTYKGSRLINTRTGTNERIHFWDDLSYISGKGFLKQGDDLWITGHFNFLIRYSLSASKAQNAYNIRPGFPEYDGTDLLMLGDTLLIGSHLGLLHLRPGDTVATIRNFPDTTIHCFYKNFAGIWLGTGEGLQLLDHQGKALQRFDFTTEAESLPKVIFHIHEDREGFFWMATNQGLLRWSPFSTKPPKIYTVVDGLSNNKLHAVYEDKHNQLWLPSNYGLMRMDKTSGQITTYYKEDGLPDSEFNQMSHFQDKEGRLYFGTIDGLCIFHPDSLAINASLNQEVLLQISKVVVYERNTETPKLNTKQVIETGKIRLNPQENRVIINLTPNYLSGREVAYEWCLANEGMNWRAMSSPSLELSNFSYGRHKLRIRAYSIGNALNDQREIVISIFVMRPFYLRPWFIITMIGLLGLGLWWMVHRRSQRLIAANIKLKTEVENATKELRQLDAMKSRFFINISHELRTPLSMILGPVTSLSKQAFPPDQMSQLQRIKRSTKQLRQMVEEILDLARLEAGKLELREEVVLFSPFIRRVVNTFDSLAESRNIVYELELDAPENLRIKLDTQKVERILNNLISNALKFTGREGRVLVKASAGSEVILLAVEDTGLGINDADLNRVFDRYYQARHQGNMENGGLGIGLALCKELTAFLGGQLEVESELGKGSIFFLSLPISVAEESLLELKTNREQDVLKRTRLLTLPPPVSVEGQPTVLIVEDNDDFRAYLLEILRPYFRLVYANDGLDALEVLNQQEVDLVVSDVMMPRMDGFELLKSIRSKPQQWGLPFILLTARSEQADQLYGLRLGVDTYLSKPFEQNELIARIHNLLDNQQKRKAAFEGAIISEREKRLGSTMVKVPALSGPSFDELWLIDLEALLTKHIREPQLKVRDLARDMAMSERSFRDKLISCTGLKPSQYILQARLQLAYRLLEDKRYPTIAELTYAIGLQSTAYFSKSFKSFYGKSPSEMMK; encoded by the coding sequence TTGAAGCTACTAATTGTTATTCTATCGTTATTAGTGTGTGGACTTAACGTCCTCGCTCAACCAATTACTCAATTATTCTATGAGGAAGATTATACCGTGGAAGTCAGCCAGTGGACTGCCAAGACTGGACTACCTACCTGGCTAATTTTTGATTTGTCAGAAAACAAGCAGGGATACATTTGGTTAGCTACTGAGCGAGGGCTTGTTCGTTTTGACGGCCGTGAATTTACAACCTATAATGAAAAGAAAAATGGGTTCCGTGTGTCAAGTACCTTTCGTGCAATAGAAGACGTGAATGGCCTCCTTTGGGTTTTTGGAAAAACACGAGATAGTAAAGTTGTAATAGACGTGTTTGATCCCATATTAGAGCAAGCGGTACCTCTCGAAGAGTATATTGGCACATCGATACCTTTGTCGATAAAGTCTCATCTTGGTATTTATTCCATGGCGGGTGCCTTATGGATTTTAGATCCCGTTACTAGAGTTGGTGGCAAGTACGATGGTGAGTGGCACTGGCAGCTACGGGACACCACTTCGCATAGCGAACACTACTCTCGTTATTTTCCCTTACAGCATCAGGAATTTCTTCGTCAGGAAGTACGGGCAGGTGTTACCTATTTGGAACGTATTGATTCGCTTGGTAATATTTTGCATCAGGAGCGTAAAGACAATCTTACTCAGCAGGTTATCTCGGTTAGCGATGATTACCAGATTTGGTTCCCGATGGTAAATCCAACTAATTCACAAATTGAGCGCATTGGTTTTTGCAACAATAACGGCAAGTTTACTCACAGTACTCCTTTATCGGAAATAAAACAGGACTTGTCTACTACAACCATACCTCAGTCTTTCCATTTTTTTTTAGGCTCAAAGGGAGTGGCTTTACAATATGAAAATTCCAAAATTCAGTTATATGAAAAGGGGAAAGCCCTACCTTTTGATTTGGGGCAAATGATGCTCGATGCTTTTAAAGCAGAAACAACATGGGCTTTTTGGATGACAGAGAATAATGCTTTTTGGTTTAGATCGGCCAAAGGGCTTTTTCGAGTCCTGGTAAGGCCGAAAATTTTCCGTAACCTGATTACAGATGAAGGTGGCCCCGTAAGTTTTCGCGGTATTTTACCGCTGTCTGATTCTACCTTGATTGCGAATACCTATAAGGGCAGTAGGTTAATCAATACCCGGACCGGTACCAACGAAAGAATCCATTTTTGGGACGATTTATCATATATATCAGGTAAAGGGTTCTTAAAGCAGGGGGATGATTTGTGGATCACTGGTCACTTCAACTTCTTGATACGCTATAGTCTTTCTGCTTCAAAAGCCCAAAATGCTTACAATATAAGGCCTGGTTTTCCAGAATATGATGGCACTGATTTATTGATGTTAGGCGATACGCTGCTGATTGGTAGCCACCTGGGATTGCTGCATTTACGGCCAGGTGATACCGTTGCCACCATACGTAACTTTCCAGACACCACAATCCATTGTTTTTACAAAAATTTCGCGGGAATTTGGCTTGGTACCGGAGAAGGTTTACAGTTACTTGATCATCAAGGTAAGGCATTACAACGATTTGACTTCACGACGGAAGCCGAATCGCTCCCCAAGGTAATTTTCCATATTCATGAGGATAGGGAAGGCTTTTTTTGGATGGCAACCAATCAGGGGCTATTAAGATGGTCGCCTTTTTCTACCAAGCCTCCAAAAATATACACTGTAGTTGATGGCTTGTCAAATAATAAGCTTCATGCAGTATACGAGGATAAACACAATCAGCTCTGGTTACCGAGTAACTATGGCTTGATGCGAATGGATAAAACCAGTGGTCAAATAACGACTTACTATAAAGAGGATGGCTTACCTGATAGTGAGTTTAACCAAATGTCTCATTTTCAAGATAAGGAAGGAAGGCTCTACTTTGGGACAATAGACGGTTTGTGTATTTTTCATCCTGATAGTTTAGCGATAAACGCTTCGTTAAATCAGGAAGTACTTTTACAAATAAGTAAGGTTGTTGTATACGAACGCAATACGGAGACTCCAAAACTAAACACCAAACAAGTAATTGAAACAGGGAAAATACGCCTTAATCCACAAGAGAATCGTGTCATTATCAATTTAACTCCCAATTACCTGTCGGGACGAGAAGTTGCTTACGAATGGTGCTTGGCTAATGAAGGGATGAACTGGCGGGCTATGTCTAGTCCTTCATTGGAGTTGTCCAATTTTTCTTATGGTCGTCATAAACTGAGAATCCGAGCTTACTCCATTGGCAATGCCTTAAATGATCAGCGTGAAATAGTGATCTCCATTTTTGTCATGCGTCCATTTTACTTACGCCCATGGTTTATTATTACCATGATTGGCCTTCTGGGGTTAGGTCTCTGGTGGATGGTCCACAGACGAAGCCAACGACTTATTGCTGCCAACATAAAATTAAAAACAGAGGTCGAAAACGCTACCAAAGAACTCCGGCAACTAGATGCCATGAAATCCCGCTTTTTTATCAATATCAGCCACGAATTACGCACCCCACTAAGCATGATTCTAGGCCCTGTGACCAGCCTGAGTAAACAGGCGTTTCCGCCGGATCAAATGTCCCAGTTGCAAAGGATTAAACGAAGTACAAAGCAACTTCGGCAGATGGTAGAGGAGATATTGGATCTTGCGCGCCTGGAAGCAGGTAAGCTTGAACTGCGGGAAGAGGTTGTTCTTTTTTCTCCGTTCATTCGCCGGGTCGTTAATACTTTTGATTCCTTGGCGGAATCGAGGAATATTGTCTACGAGTTGGAACTGGATGCGCCAGAAAATCTGCGCATAAAACTCGATACTCAAAAAGTAGAACGCATTCTGAATAACCTGATTTCCAACGCCCTTAAATTTACGGGCAGAGAAGGACGGGTACTGGTGAAAGCGAGTGCAGGTTCAGAAGTAATTTTGCTGGCGGTAGAAGATACTGGCTTAGGAATCAATGACGCTGACCTTAATAGAGTTTTTGATCGCTATTATCAGGCCCGACACCAGGGCAATATGGAAAATGGGGGGTTAGGCATTGGGCTTGCCCTGTGCAAGGAGCTGACCGCTTTTTTAGGCGGGCAACTGGAGGTAGAAAGTGAATTAGGAAAAGGTTCCATCTTTTTTTTAAGTCTACCCATTTCAGTAGCAGAAGAATCATTGCTTGAGCTCAAAACTAACCGAGAGCAAGATGTTTTAAAGAGAACCCGACTCCTCACTTTACCTCCACCAGTGAGCGTTGAGGGCCAGCCTACGGTTCTTATTGTTGAGGACAATGATGATTTCAGAGCATATCTATTGGAAATTCTGAGACCTTATTTTCGATTGGTCTACGCCAATGACGGTTTAGATGCTTTGGAAGTCTTGAATCAGCAAGAAGTGGATCTGGTTGTTTCTGATGTTATGATGCCTCGGATGGATGGTTTTGAACTGCTGAAATCAATCCGTAGTAAGCCTCAGCAATGGGGGCTACCGTTTATCTTGCTTACTGCCCGCTCTGAACAGGCTGATCAGCTTTACGGCTTGCGCTTGGGGGTAGATACTTACCTATCCAAACCCTTTGAGCAAAATGAATTAATTGCTCGAATTCATAATTTATTAGATAATCAGCAAAAACGCAAAGCCGCTTTTGAGGGCGCAATTATCTCAGAAAGAGAGAAGAGATTAGGCTCTACTATGGTGAAGGTTCCTGCCTTGTCAGGGCCTAGTTTTGACGAATTATGGTTGATAGACTTAGAGGCGTTGCTCACAAAGCACATTAGGGAACCACAGTTGAAAGTTAGAGACTTAGCACGTGATATGGCAATGTCTGAACGTAGCTTTCGCGATAAATTGATAAGTTGTACCGGGCTTAAACCAAGCCAATATATTCTTCAGGCACGGCTGCAACTGGCTTATCGTTTGTTAGAAGATAAACGCTATCCAACCATCGCTGAGCTGACTTATGCCATTGGTCTTCAGAGTACAGCTTATTTTTCAAAATCGTTCAAGTCATTTTACGGTAAGTCTCCATCGGAAATGATGAAGTAA
- a CDS encoding ATP-binding protein yields MLYFSRNRPFLWTCFLLFLSCFSIDAQSIERRFSDGDYTLEISLWAKEDGLPSWHIFDIIEDRRGYLWLGTDVGLVRFDGNSFTTYSGVKFGLRSDRVGRIAEDVNGNIWLFCSLGEDRFFDVFDPIEESAIPLEVYINEDIPLSTYSHYGFFRHKDTIWVLDPVSGKGGRYNGQWEWVLNDTTTITLAETIGKTDAYPYYYPQKNGLFWIWKTKNGKLGLYLIDRFGKEISAINFSGHNNRYSLLDEDLNFYYWPQPQSVGDLDTLFYFHDKGIQTFPYGAYPNISWGNTSYHDHSRFLKMNKDGFGLAINNATSFFFKDDDILFENLSNLLAKDFKTSINEIIVMINNESFWFNSPEGLFRMKIKKRSFTTYPHQDDIIMSVRGMVGIGDSQLMVNTYAGMFRLDLQRKQFYSLPIANGYNNMGFLKEGNQVWVTKSTEDLIQYDLTKEHYKSFFFHYFQKDYNGYSLHRLNDSLLWVASDLGVLALNERSKTFQPHLLKDTSTYYWYSNEQGLWLGSQYGLFLFDKEGRRKKHFPLLEDQALRVYFIHGDKEGLFWLGTAQGLIRWNPRNDTYRAYTVEDGLSDNKIHAVFEDNYGHLWLPSNYGLMRFRKSDGYVTTYLEKDGLPSNEFNFLAYFKRDDGQLFLGGVNGIISFHPDSIEQYKRTAPVLDIAKVALYDRNTEEVTTSTKEALASGIVKILPAFNRLEVSLVPHYLTDDKMVYEWRIPGDNDQWKPMTEPRLMFNNPAYGKYLLEFRAYSLGNQNFVSNIITLELRVVKPIYLRWWFITLLLLLLLVLVIGYFKRIQLWLRLQNEALQREVNKQTKDLQEKLLTIDQQSKELKELDEMKSRFFINISHELRTPLSMILGPVMALSKEQFPPEQLSQLERIKRSTKQLRQMTEEILDLARLEAGKLELREEVVLFVPFIRRVFNAFHSLAASRVINYELILDVPQDLRIKLDTQKVERMINNLISNALKFSSRGGLVLVKVNTDLKTIKLTVEDRGVGINEVDLPRIFDRYYQARHQKNFENGGLGIGLAMCKELADFLGGQLEVESEYGKGSIFSLKLPISIAEEKLFELKTSSEEDVLTKTRLLTFPTPVHTEGQPIVLVVEDNDDFRAYLLEILRPYFRLVYANDGLDALEVLNQQEVDLVVSDVMMPRMDGFELLKSIRSKPQQWGLPFILLTARSEQADQLYGLRLGVDTYLSKPFEQNELIARIHNLLDNQQKRKAAFEAAMIPITETAPLISEPTQAPKGPSFDELWLIDLEKFLEKRIQDTHLKVGDLARAMAMSERSFRDKLKSCTGLKPSEYILQARLQLAYRLLEEKRYPTIAELTYAIGLQSKAYFAKTFKSYYGKSPSDMMD; encoded by the coding sequence ATGCTTTACTTTTCCAGAAACAGACCCTTTTTGTGGACTTGTTTCCTTCTTTTTTTATCCTGCTTTTCCATTGACGCTCAATCTATTGAACGTCGTTTTTCAGATGGGGATTACACCTTGGAAATTAGCCTTTGGGCGAAGGAAGATGGTTTGCCCTCATGGCACATCTTTGATATTATTGAAGATAGGAGGGGCTATCTTTGGCTAGGAACGGACGTAGGGCTTGTTCGTTTTGATGGAAATTCGTTTACCACGTATAGCGGTGTAAAGTTTGGCTTGCGTAGCGATAGAGTTGGGCGGATTGCTGAGGATGTTAATGGAAATATTTGGCTTTTTTGTTCTCTGGGGGAAGATAGATTTTTTGATGTGTTTGATCCCATAGAGGAATCTGCTATCCCTTTGGAGGTCTACATTAATGAAGATATCCCCTTGTCGACGTACAGTCACTATGGGTTTTTTCGACATAAAGATACAATATGGGTGCTCGACCCTGTGAGTGGTAAAGGCGGCCGTTATAACGGTCAATGGGAGTGGGTTTTAAATGATACAACTACAATTACCTTAGCAGAAACTATCGGCAAAACCGATGCATACCCTTATTATTATCCTCAAAAAAATGGCCTGTTTTGGATTTGGAAAACCAAAAACGGCAAGTTAGGATTGTACCTTATTGATCGCTTTGGCAAAGAAATTTCAGCAATTAATTTTTCTGGTCATAATAATCGATATTCTTTGTTAGACGAGGATTTGAACTTTTATTATTGGCCTCAACCTCAATCCGTTGGTGACTTAGATACCTTGTTTTATTTTCATGATAAGGGCATTCAAACTTTCCCCTATGGTGCTTACCCTAATATTTCATGGGGGAATACCTCTTATCATGACCATAGCCGATTCTTGAAAATGAATAAGGATGGTTTTGGTTTGGCAATTAACAACGCTACCTCTTTCTTTTTCAAAGATGATGACATCCTGTTTGAAAACTTAAGTAATTTACTAGCAAAAGACTTTAAGACCAGTATCAATGAGATTATCGTAATGATTAATAATGAGTCTTTCTGGTTTAATTCTCCGGAAGGGCTTTTTAGAATGAAAATCAAGAAAAGGTCGTTCACCACTTATCCCCATCAGGATGATATTATCATGAGTGTTCGGGGGATGGTAGGTATTGGTGACAGCCAGTTGATGGTCAATACCTACGCGGGAATGTTTCGGCTGGATTTACAGAGAAAACAATTCTATTCCTTACCCATTGCCAATGGCTATAATAACATGGGATTTTTAAAGGAAGGCAACCAAGTGTGGGTCACTAAATCAACGGAGGATCTCATTCAATATGACCTTACAAAAGAGCACTATAAATCCTTCTTTTTTCATTATTTTCAGAAAGATTATAATGGTTATAGCCTGCACCGTTTGAACGACTCTCTTTTGTGGGTAGCCAGTGATTTAGGGGTGTTGGCGCTTAATGAACGGTCGAAAACTTTTCAACCTCATCTTTTAAAGGACACCAGTACTTACTATTGGTATAGCAATGAGCAGGGCCTTTGGTTGGGAAGCCAATATGGTCTATTCTTGTTTGATAAAGAGGGGAGGAGAAAGAAACATTTTCCTCTTTTAGAAGATCAGGCCTTGAGGGTTTATTTTATTCATGGGGATAAAGAGGGACTCTTTTGGCTGGGGACTGCACAGGGGTTGATTCGTTGGAATCCCCGCAACGACACTTATCGAGCGTATACGGTTGAAGATGGGCTTTCGGATAATAAAATTCATGCTGTTTTTGAAGATAATTATGGTCACCTGTGGTTGCCCAGTAATTATGGCCTGATGCGTTTTCGAAAGTCAGATGGTTATGTAACTACTTACTTAGAGAAAGATGGTTTGCCCAGCAATGAGTTTAATTTTTTGGCCTATTTCAAAAGAGATGACGGGCAGTTGTTTTTGGGAGGGGTTAATGGGATTATCTCTTTTCACCCTGATAGTATTGAGCAATATAAGAGAACTGCCCCGGTACTGGATATTGCCAAAGTAGCACTGTATGATAGAAATACGGAGGAGGTTACAACTTCTACGAAAGAAGCCTTAGCCTCAGGTATAGTGAAGATATTACCAGCGTTTAATCGCCTGGAAGTAAGTTTGGTGCCGCATTATCTTACCGATGACAAGATGGTCTATGAATGGCGTATACCCGGAGACAATGACCAGTGGAAACCGATGACAGAACCTCGGTTGATGTTTAACAACCCCGCTTATGGGAAATACTTGTTGGAATTTCGAGCCTATTCCTTAGGTAATCAAAACTTTGTAAGTAATATCATTACACTTGAGTTGAGGGTGGTAAAGCCGATTTATCTGCGTTGGTGGTTTATTACACTGTTGTTGCTATTGCTTCTTGTACTGGTGATTGGTTATTTCAAACGCATACAGTTGTGGTTGAGGTTACAAAATGAGGCACTTCAGCGAGAAGTGAATAAGCAGACAAAAGACTTGCAAGAGAAACTGCTGACGATTGACCAACAGTCAAAAGAATTGAAGGAGCTTGATGAAATGAAATCACGCTTTTTTATCAATATCAGCCATGAACTACGTACCCCACTTAGCATGATTTTGGGGCCAGTGATGGCGCTTAGCAAGGAGCAGTTTCCTCCCGAGCAGTTGTCCCAATTGGAACGAATCAAACGGAGTACTAAGCAGCTCCGGCAGATGACGGAGGAAATATTAGACCTGGCCCGACTTGAGGCTGGCAAGCTTGAATTGAGGGAAGAGGTTGTTCTTTTTGTTCCATTCATTCGTAGGGTATTTAATGCTTTTCATTCTTTGGCAGCATCGAGAGTTATTAATTATGAATTGATATTAGACGTTCCACAGGATTTGCGTATAAAGCTGGACACTCAAAAAGTAGAGCGCATGATAAATAACCTGATTTCTAACGCGCTTAAATTTTCGAGTAGGGGAGGACTGGTTTTAGTAAAAGTGAATACTGATTTAAAGACTATCAAACTCACGGTTGAGGATAGGGGAGTTGGTATAAATGAAGTTGATCTTCCAAGGATTTTTGACCGATATTACCAGGCGCGTCACCAGAAGAATTTTGAAAATGGAGGCTTGGGTATAGGACTTGCTATGTGCAAAGAGCTAGCCGATTTTTTAGGAGGTCAGCTGGAGGTAGAAAGTGAATATGGAAAGGGGTCAATCTTTTCTTTAAAACTGCCAATTTCAATAGCTGAAGAAAAATTGTTTGAGCTCAAAACTTCAAGTGAGGAGGATGTATTAACCAAAACCAGATTACTGACCTTTCCTACTCCAGTGCATACGGAAGGACAACCAATAGTGCTTGTTGTTGAGGACAATGATGATTTCAGAGCATATCTATTGGAAATTCTGAGACCTTATTTTCGATTGGTCTACGCCAATGACGGTTTAGATGCTTTGGAAGTCTTGAACCAGCAAGAAGTGGATCTGGTTGTTTCTGATGTTATGATGCCTCGGATGGATGGTTTTGAACTGCTGAAATCAATCCGTAGTAAGCCTCAGCAATGGGGGCTACCGTTTATTCTGCTTACGGCTCGCTCTGAACAGGCTGATCAGCTTTACGGCTTGCGCTTGGGGGTAGATACTTACCTATCCAAACCCTTTGAGCAAAATGAATTGATTGCTCGAATTCATAATTTATTAGATAATCAACAAAAACGCAAAGCCGCTTTTGAGGCAGCAATGATCCCGATAACTGAAACAGCTCCCCTTATTTCTGAACCTACCCAAGCGCCAAAAGGGCCGAGCTTTGATGAACTATGGCTGATTGATCTGGAGAAGTTTCTGGAAAAAAGAATTCAGGACACCCATCTCAAGGTAGGAGATCTGGCACGTGCAATGGCAATGTCTGAGCGTAGCTTCCGGGATAAGCTAAAGAGCTGTACGGGACTTAAACCAAGTGAATATATTCTTCAGGCGCGGCTACAGTTGGCGTATCGCCTATTAGAGGAAAAGCGTTATCCAACCATCGCTGAGCTGACTTATGCCATTGGTCTTCAGAGTAAAGCTTATTTCGCTAAAACTTTCAAGTCCTATTATGGTAAATCACCATCCGATATGATGGATTAA
- a CDS encoding carboxypeptidase-like regulatory domain-containing protein — translation MLRILSNCHSWRTVLLLLVLNFFSLGLWSQTENFTQTIKGVVLDQASEEPVIAANILVLNVEPLLGTATDFDGTFRLEGVPVGRHSIRISCLGYEDAYIYELEVGSGKEVVLTLKLTESLVVMDEVVVKADRLNGTPNNEMASVSSRSFSVEQTKRYAAAVNDPARMALSFAGVNTNDDGGNEIVIRGNSPRGLLWRMEGVEIPTPNHFSDQGASGGGISALSVNMLANSDFLVSAFPAEYGNAMSGVFDLKLRTGNNEKREYAFQAGVLGLDISGEGPLGEKGGASYLGNYRYSTLGVLGQLGILDLGGEESIFQDASFKIQLPTTKGGYWSVWGLGGLSNSTFRDSLEQYDYHSDRGVIGINNRRYLAKNDYLETIISYAVDQVTDEEFYAEDNFSGAEEFTTRALRVSMLYNRKLNARSTFRMGAIGSRLSYSFAEWEEANRPRVTLINEEGATANFQAYAQIKHRVGTTLHLNAGLHTSYLGIGEQMAIEPRVGMRWNLRPGHVLSAGAGLHSRRDPLPVYFAQVPTGADTYSQPNKELALPKALHGVLGYEWRFHPQWRLQTEVYYQDLYDVAIASPNAQGDYAGAASALNFDSGYVTDSLFADGTGRNFGLETTIEKFFTNGWYALATISIYESRYTGRDGIERNTRYAGGYVGNMLIGKEWPVGKNKTNLLGANIRTNVAGGNRYTPIDLEASRIAGYTIRDNSRAWENQVAYYLRSDVRISYRKNRAKTSSIISLDIQNVSNRENIYSLYYSASSEKVVAETQLGLIPVLNYRLEF, via the coding sequence ATGCTACGCATTCTAAGCAACTGCCACTCTTGGCGGACAGTTCTCCTATTGTTGGTACTCAACTTTTTCTCTCTGGGACTTTGGTCGCAGACCGAAAACTTCACTCAAACGATCAAAGGGGTCGTGCTAGACCAGGCATCCGAAGAACCCGTTATCGCTGCCAATATCCTTGTGCTCAACGTCGAGCCATTGTTAGGGACAGCTACTGATTTCGACGGTACCTTTCGATTGGAGGGCGTTCCCGTTGGTCGTCATAGCATACGCATCAGTTGCCTGGGCTATGAAGACGCTTATATTTATGAACTGGAGGTAGGTTCTGGCAAAGAAGTCGTCCTCACCCTGAAACTCACAGAATCCCTGGTGGTGATGGACGAAGTCGTCGTCAAGGCCGATCGCCTCAACGGTACTCCCAACAATGAAATGGCCAGCGTTAGTTCACGCTCTTTCAGTGTGGAGCAAACGAAGCGCTACGCAGCAGCCGTCAATGACCCAGCCCGGATGGCCCTCTCCTTTGCAGGTGTCAATACCAATGACGACGGAGGCAACGAGATTGTCATACGAGGCAATAGCCCCCGCGGACTGCTCTGGAGGATGGAAGGTGTAGAAATTCCTACGCCCAATCACTTCTCGGACCAGGGGGCTTCTGGTGGTGGCATCAGCGCACTTAGCGTGAACATGCTGGCCAATTCCGACTTTCTGGTGAGTGCTTTTCCTGCGGAGTATGGCAATGCCATGTCTGGCGTTTTCGACCTCAAGCTGCGCACGGGCAACAACGAAAAGCGGGAGTACGCTTTCCAGGCCGGCGTTCTGGGGTTGGACATCTCAGGGGAAGGTCCGCTGGGTGAAAAAGGAGGAGCCAGCTACCTGGGCAATTACCGCTACTCCACCTTGGGAGTACTGGGACAATTGGGAATCCTGGATTTAGGGGGTGAGGAATCTATTTTTCAAGATGCTTCGTTCAAGATACAGCTGCCTACTACCAAGGGTGGGTATTGGTCGGTTTGGGGGCTGGGAGGCCTCAGCAACAGTACCTTCCGAGATAGTTTAGAGCAATATGACTACCACTCTGATCGCGGGGTGATTGGGATCAACAATCGCCGTTATCTGGCGAAGAACGATTACTTAGAGACCATCATCAGCTATGCTGTGGATCAAGTTACGGATGAGGAATTCTACGCTGAAGACAACTTCTCGGGAGCCGAAGAGTTCACCACCCGAGCGTTGCGGGTCAGTATGTTGTACAATCGCAAACTCAATGCCCGCAGTACTTTCCGAATGGGAGCGATTGGGAGTCGTTTGTCATATTCTTTCGCTGAATGGGAAGAAGCCAACCGGCCACGGGTCACCTTGATTAATGAAGAGGGAGCTACCGCCAATTTCCAGGCTTACGCGCAAATAAAGCACCGAGTAGGCACCACCTTACACCTCAACGCTGGTCTGCATACCTCCTACCTGGGCATAGGTGAACAGATGGCTATTGAACCCAGGGTCGGTATGCGCTGGAACCTGCGCCCCGGGCATGTCTTGAGTGCTGGTGCCGGCTTGCATTCTCGCCGCGACCCGCTACCGGTATACTTTGCTCAGGTGCCCACGGGCGCGGATACTTATTCCCAACCCAACAAAGAACTGGCATTGCCTAAAGCCTTGCACGGTGTGCTGGGCTACGAATGGCGGTTTCACCCCCAGTGGCGCCTGCAAACGGAGGTGTACTACCAGGATTTGTATGATGTGGCCATTGCCAGCCCCAATGCACAAGGTGACTACGCAGGGGCGGCCTCTGCCCTCAATTTTGACAGTGGCTACGTCACGGATTCACTTTTCGCGGATGGCACAGGGCGTAACTTTGGTTTGGAGACGACCATTGAGAAATTCTTTACCAATGGCTGGTACGCGCTGGCAACAATTTCCATCTACGAATCTCGCTACACTGGCCGCGATGGCATAGAACGCAATACCCGCTACGCTGGCGGCTATGTGGGCAATATGCTGATTGGTAAAGAATGGCCCGTTGGTAAAAATAAAACCAACCTCCTGGGGGCCAATATTCGTACCAATGTAGCCGGAGGTAACCGTTACACCCCCATTGATTTGGAAGCTTCCCGTATAGCTGGCTACACCATCCGCGATAACAGTCGGGCCTGGGAAAATCAGGTGGCCTATTACTTGCGTAGCGACGTGCGCATCTCTTATCGCAAAAACCGTGCGAAGACCTCCTCCATCATTTCCCTCGATATTCAGAACGTAAGCAATCGGGAGAACATCTACAGCCTTTACTACTCGGCGAGTAGTGAGAAGGTCGTAGCAGAAACCCAGCTGGGGCTGATTCCGGTGTTGAATTATCGGTTGGAGTTTTGA